The following proteins come from a genomic window of Gallalistipes aquisgranensis:
- the hisD gene encoding histidinol dehydrogenase — MEIYVNPEPREWEALLSRSRQDDGAVEARVERIVERVRTEGDRALVALAGEIDGATLSGVEVSADEIREAETAVSGALKEALKQAAANIEKFHAAQFPRPVEVETVPGVRCIQRPVPIRRVGLYVPGGSAPLFSTVLMLAVPARVAGCPEVVLCTPPDKTGRVAPEILYAASLCGVMRVFKAGGAQAVAAMAYGTESVPKVDKIFGPGNRYVTRAKQLVSTSQVAIDMPAGPSEVMVMADETARPDFVAADLLSQAEHGPDSQAVLLCTSRAFAERVSREVERQLASLPRGGIARQALDGSRLIVMDTPEEMVRFANAYAAEHLIVSMENPWEVASRITAAGSVFIGNYTPESAGDYASGTNHTLPTSGWARAFSGVNTDSFLRKITYQEITREGLAALGGTIMTMAEGEGLAAHRNAVAVRLSEGNL, encoded by the coding sequence ATGGAGATATACGTGAATCCCGAACCCCGTGAATGGGAGGCTCTTCTGAGCCGCAGCCGGCAGGACGACGGGGCGGTCGAAGCCCGTGTGGAGCGGATTGTGGAACGGGTGCGGACGGAGGGCGACCGGGCCCTGGTCGCCCTGGCCGGGGAGATCGACGGAGCGACGTTGTCCGGCGTGGAGGTAAGCGCCGATGAGATACGGGAGGCGGAGACGGCCGTGAGCGGAGCGCTGAAGGAGGCGCTGAAACAGGCAGCCGCCAATATCGAGAAATTCCATGCGGCCCAGTTTCCCCGGCCCGTGGAGGTGGAGACCGTGCCGGGCGTGCGGTGCATCCAGCGTCCCGTGCCGATCCGACGGGTGGGACTGTATGTCCCCGGCGGTTCGGCGCCGCTCTTTTCGACCGTGCTGATGCTGGCGGTGCCCGCCCGGGTGGCGGGGTGTCCCGAAGTGGTGCTCTGCACGCCGCCGGACAAGACAGGGCGAGTGGCTCCCGAAATTCTTTATGCGGCTTCGCTGTGCGGCGTGATGCGCGTCTTCAAGGCGGGCGGAGCGCAGGCCGTGGCCGCGATGGCTTACGGTACGGAGAGCGTGCCGAAGGTTGACAAGATTTTCGGACCCGGGAACCGCTATGTGACCCGGGCCAAGCAGTTGGTCAGCACTTCGCAGGTGGCGATCGACATGCCGGCCGGACCTTCCGAGGTGATGGTGATGGCGGACGAGACGGCGCGGCCCGATTTCGTGGCGGCCGACCTGCTTTCGCAGGCGGAACACGGCCCCGACAGCCAGGCTGTTCTGCTCTGTACGTCGCGGGCCTTCGCCGAGCGGGTGAGCCGGGAGGTGGAACGTCAGCTGGCTTCGCTCCCCCGCGGGGGGATCGCCCGGCAGGCCCTCGACGGCAGCCGCCTGATCGTGATGGACACGCCGGAGGAGATGGTCCGCTTCGCCAATGCCTATGCGGCCGAGCATCTGATCGTGTCGATGGAAAACCCGTGGGAGGTCGCCTCGCGGATCACGGCGGCCGGCAGCGTCTTTATCGGGAACTATACGCCCGAGAGCGCGGGCGATTACGCCTCGGGAACGAATCACACGCTTCCCACGTCGGGCTGGGCGCGGGCCTTCAGCGGGGTGAATACGGACAGTTTCCTGCGGAAGATCACCTATCAGGAGATCACGCGGGAGGGGCTCGCCGCATTGGGCGGTACGATCATGACGATGGCCGAGGGCGAAGGGCTCGCCGCCCACCGGAACGCCGTGGCGGTCCGGCTGTCGGAGGGAAACCTGTAA
- the ftsZ gene encoding cell division protein FtsZ, giving the protein MVEELIEFDIEKVSPSIIMVAGVGGGGSNAVNHMFELGIADVTFMICNTDRQALFRSPVPIKVKLGEHLTEGLGAGNNPERGRAAALESLDEIISIFKREGTKMVFITAGMGGGTGTGAAPIIAKAARELGILTVGIVTLPFKAEGKTRAKHAQEGIEQLRQHVDSLLIINNENIQEIYGKLALTEAFGKADDILATAAKGIAEIITRDGVVNVDFADVKTVMSDSGVALMGSGRASGEGRAQKVADLSLSSPLLNHNYITGAKNILINITSGHEEITLEETCQITEYIQERAGNEANIIWGAGYNQALGSDIEVTIIATGFDLDANNAILNGESLGRDFSKPAAVPAGTEETGTPVGQPETAPEMQPPVVRKRWTPPVEKEVPNPFRRPQVPASGAQPAAERPAGTRTGGFVPPVRESQIIHAQENTRYADLDAIVNTPAFVRRKVKFTSDAPDEGPKTSRVSLKEEAPAPEKKSQTGGSLFD; this is encoded by the coding sequence ATGGTAGAGGAACTGATAGAATTCGACATAGAGAAGGTCTCCCCGTCGATCATCATGGTGGCCGGAGTGGGCGGCGGCGGGAGCAATGCCGTGAACCACATGTTCGAGCTGGGGATCGCCGACGTGACCTTCATGATCTGCAACACCGACCGGCAGGCGCTTTTCCGCAGTCCGGTGCCGATCAAGGTGAAGCTCGGCGAACATCTGACCGAGGGGCTCGGTGCGGGCAACAATCCCGAGCGGGGACGCGCGGCGGCGCTGGAGAGCCTGGACGAGATCATCTCCATTTTCAAACGCGAGGGGACCAAAATGGTCTTCATTACGGCGGGAATGGGAGGCGGAACCGGTACGGGGGCCGCGCCGATCATCGCCAAGGCCGCCCGCGAGCTGGGTATCCTGACCGTGGGGATCGTCACCCTGCCGTTCAAGGCGGAGGGGAAGACGCGGGCCAAACATGCGCAGGAGGGGATCGAACAACTGCGGCAGCACGTGGATTCGCTGCTGATTATCAATAATGAGAACATACAGGAGATATACGGGAAACTGGCGCTGACCGAAGCGTTCGGCAAGGCGGACGATATTCTGGCGACCGCGGCCAAGGGGATCGCCGAGATCATCACCCGGGACGGAGTGGTGAATGTCGACTTTGCCGATGTGAAGACCGTGATGAGCGACAGCGGCGTGGCCCTGATGGGGTCGGGCCGTGCCAGCGGCGAGGGCCGCGCCCAGAAGGTGGCCGACCTTTCCCTCTCTTCTCCCCTGCTGAACCACAATTACATTACGGGAGCCAAAAATATCCTGATCAACATCACCTCCGGGCACGAGGAGATCACGCTCGAGGAGACCTGCCAGATCACCGAGTATATCCAGGAGCGGGCCGGAAACGAGGCCAATATCATCTGGGGGGCCGGGTACAACCAGGCGCTGGGCAGCGATATCGAGGTGACCATCATTGCCACGGGGTTCGACTTGGACGCCAACAACGCCATTCTGAACGGGGAGTCGCTCGGACGGGATTTTTCGAAACCCGCGGCGGTACCTGCCGGGACGGAGGAGACGGGAACGCCTGTCGGACAGCCGGAGACGGCTCCGGAGATGCAGCCCCCCGTGGTGCGCAAGCGCTGGACGCCTCCTGTGGAGAAGGAGGTTCCCAATCCTTTCCGGCGTCCCCAGGTTCCCGCCTCCGGTGCACAGCCTGCTGCGGAGCGTCCGGCCGGAACCCGCACGGGTGGTTTCGTCCCCCCCGTGCGGGAGAGCCAGATCATTCATGCGCAGGAGAATACCCGCTACGCCGACCTCGACGCGATCGTCAATACGCCGGCTTTCGTCCGGCGGAAGGTGAAGTTCACCAGCGACGCTCCGGACGAGGGACCGAAAACTTCCCGCGTGTCGCTGAAGGAGGAGGCTCCCGCACCCGAAAAGAAGTCCCAGACGGGCGGTTCGCTGTTCGACTGA
- the gldE gene encoding gliding motility-associated protein GldE yields MYNVLDTAAHILVFNGFEPQYVVLLVILVLLLCVSALVSGSETAFFSLTPAHISSIRKQSSRADQAILKLLSMQDYLLATVLIANNLVNICIVLLSSYILSGVVTFGGAPVWEFLIKTVVVTFLLLLFGEIMPKIFAAYNSLRFARMISVPLLGLKHLFKPFSCILIRAGSLVSESMARKRADISMDELSNAIEITGNQTDEEKQMLSGIVSFVNTEVEEIMRPRVDVVALDETADYEEVKRTIISSGFSRIPVYRENLDHILGVLYVKDMIPYIGRDAGFEWQKFLRTPYFVPEHKKINDLLEEFQADKVHMAIVVDEYGSTVGLVSLEDILEEIVGEISDESDNEESFYRKIDDHTYLFEGKTHLNDFERVAGLEEDYFRDVRGGAESVAGLMLEIKGDFLKKGESVGSHGILFTAESLDGRRIDKVKVVLPG; encoded by the coding sequence ATGTATAACGTATTGGACACTGCCGCCCACATACTCGTTTTCAACGGATTCGAACCTCAGTACGTCGTACTGCTGGTGATTCTGGTGTTGCTGCTGTGCGTCTCCGCGCTGGTGTCGGGTTCCGAAACGGCTTTTTTTTCGCTTACTCCGGCCCATATCAGTTCGATCCGCAAACAGTCTTCCCGTGCCGACCAGGCGATTCTCAAACTGCTTTCGATGCAGGATTACCTGCTGGCTACGGTGCTGATCGCCAACAATCTGGTCAATATCTGCATCGTCCTGCTTTCGAGCTATATCCTGAGCGGGGTGGTTACGTTCGGCGGAGCCCCCGTGTGGGAGTTCCTCATCAAGACGGTGGTGGTGACGTTCCTGCTGCTGCTTTTCGGGGAGATCATGCCCAAAATTTTCGCCGCCTACAATTCGCTGCGGTTCGCCCGGATGATTTCGGTGCCGCTGCTTGGACTGAAACACCTGTTCAAACCCTTTTCCTGCATTCTGATCCGGGCCGGCAGCCTGGTGAGCGAGTCGATGGCCCGCAAGCGGGCGGACATTTCGATGGACGAACTGTCGAATGCCATCGAGATCACGGGAAACCAGACCGACGAAGAGAAACAGATGCTTTCGGGCATCGTCAGTTTCGTCAACACGGAGGTCGAGGAGATCATGCGGCCGAGAGTGGACGTGGTGGCGCTCGACGAGACGGCCGACTACGAGGAGGTCAAGCGGACGATCATCTCTTCGGGTTTTTCGCGTATTCCCGTCTATCGGGAGAACCTCGACCACATTCTGGGCGTGCTCTACGTGAAGGATATGATTCCCTACATCGGACGAGATGCGGGGTTCGAATGGCAGAAATTCCTGCGGACGCCCTATTTCGTTCCCGAACACAAGAAGATCAATGACCTGCTGGAGGAGTTCCAGGCCGACAAGGTGCACATGGCCATCGTGGTGGACGAGTACGGTTCGACGGTGGGGCTCGTCTCCCTCGAAGATATCCTGGAGGAGATCGTGGGCGAAATTTCGGACGAGTCGGACAACGAAGAGTCGTTCTACCGGAAGATCGACGACCATACCTATCTGTTCGAGGGAAAGACTCACCTGAACGATTTCGAGCGGGTCGCAGGACTGGAGGAGGACTATTTCCGGGACGTGCGCGGAGGGGCCGAAAGCGTGGCCGGGCTGATGCTGGAGATCAAGGGCGACTTCCTGAAGAAAGGGGAGTCGGTCGGCAGCCACGGTATCCTTTTCACGGCGGAATCGCTCGACGGGCGGAGGATCGACAAGGTGAAGGTCGTCCTGCCCGGATGA
- the ftsA gene encoding cell division protein FtsA, producing MEKKNYIVAVDLGSSNVVVMVGARGENGKVHIVDVAVKEVQGMLRGEIKNIEGVAKSIREAVDELESRLSIRISEAYTGISGQHIKCAKNSYYVYVGRDGEIREEDVQKLNDSMRNVQAPDGEKILHIIPQNYIVNDEEEVADPVGMFGQKLEATFNFVIGDNSAVSRLEKALMKVGIRQAQMFLNPLVSAEAVVLPDEKELGVAVVDIGAGTADICIYHDKIARHVSVVPLGADIINKDIRSYGILERYVEDLKVKYGSALSENASADKVIKVPGRTSRDPKEISFKNLAAIIEARMQDILDYVMMEIKQAGYENKLAAGLVLTGGCARLRDIDLMVKNYTGLDVRIAAPDVNVDEESAELAADTRLSTAVGIVMKGLESGRAGGVETIRRISTAPAAGAVRPAAPAARPGVQAPPAAEAGGEEPAAGAEEKAKKKKEKRNPFSKLFKNITDMFDVVDDNEI from the coding sequence GTGGAAAAAAAGAATTATATCGTAGCGGTCGATCTGGGTAGCAGCAACGTGGTCGTCATGGTGGGAGCCAGGGGCGAAAACGGCAAGGTGCATATCGTGGACGTGGCCGTGAAGGAGGTGCAGGGCATGCTGCGCGGCGAGATCAAGAATATCGAAGGGGTGGCCAAGTCGATCCGCGAGGCCGTGGACGAACTGGAAAGCCGGCTGAGCATCCGGATTTCGGAGGCCTACACTGGTATCTCCGGCCAGCATATCAAGTGCGCCAAGAATTCGTATTATGTCTATGTGGGGCGTGACGGGGAGATACGGGAGGAGGACGTGCAGAAACTCAACGACAGCATGCGCAACGTGCAGGCTCCCGACGGGGAGAAGATTCTGCATATCATCCCCCAGAACTATATCGTCAACGACGAGGAGGAGGTGGCCGATCCGGTGGGAATGTTCGGGCAGAAGCTCGAGGCCACGTTCAATTTCGTGATCGGCGACAACAGCGCCGTCTCCCGGCTCGAGAAGGCCCTGATGAAGGTGGGTATCCGTCAGGCGCAGATGTTCCTCAATCCGCTGGTGTCGGCCGAGGCCGTGGTGCTTCCCGATGAAAAGGAGCTGGGGGTGGCCGTGGTGGATATCGGAGCGGGAACGGCCGACATCTGCATCTATCACGACAAGATCGCCCGCCATGTGAGCGTGGTGCCGCTGGGTGCGGACATCATCAACAAGGATATCCGCAGTTACGGGATTCTGGAACGGTATGTGGAGGACCTGAAGGTGAAGTACGGCAGCGCCCTTTCCGAGAACGCCAGCGCCGATAAGGTCATCAAGGTGCCGGGACGCACCTCGCGCGACCCGAAGGAGATTTCGTTCAAGAACCTCGCCGCCATCATCGAAGCCCGGATGCAGGATATTCTGGATTACGTGATGATGGAGATCAAGCAGGCCGGATACGAGAACAAGCTGGCCGCCGGATTGGTGCTGACGGGAGGCTGTGCCCGGCTGCGGGACATCGACCTGATGGTGAAGAATTATACGGGGTTGGACGTACGGATTGCGGCGCCCGACGTGAATGTGGACGAGGAGTCGGCCGAACTGGCCGCCGACACGCGTCTTTCGACCGCCGTGGGAATCGTGATGAAGGGGCTCGAAAGCGGCCGGGCCGGAGGCGTGGAGACGATCCGCCGTATCTCGACCGCACCGGCTGCCGGGGCGGTCCGTCCCGCCGCTCCTGCGGCCCGTCCGGGCGTGCAGGCTCCCCCGGCTGCGGAGGCCGGAGGAGAGGAGCCCGCTGCCGGAGCGGAGGAGAAGGCCAAAAAGAAAAAGGAGAAGCGGAACCCCTTCTCCAAGCTCTTCAAGAACATCACCGACATGTTCGACGTGGTGGACGACAACGAGATATAA
- the hisG gene encoding ATP phosphoribosyltransferase → MIRIAIQAKGRLNEESVALLAEAGIRIEDSKRKLLALAADFPLEVLYLRDDDIPQAVAMGVADLGIVGLNEVEEKGEAVDVVHRLGFGKCRLSLAVPKAENYDSPAWFDGKRVATSYPKILRAFFEKSGIRAEIHEIAGSVEIAPSVGMADGIFDIVSSGGTLVTNGLKEVEKVFFSEAVLVANRALSEEKRQILSQLLFRFEAVERSRGMKYMLMNLPQDKVAEAVEILPGMKSPTVLPLAQEGWCSVHVVVNERDLWNKIEQLKAIGAEDILVLALEKMIW, encoded by the coding sequence ATGATCAGAATTGCCATTCAGGCCAAAGGCCGTTTGAACGAAGAGAGCGTGGCGCTGCTTGCCGAGGCGGGTATCCGCATCGAGGACAGTAAACGCAAACTGCTGGCCCTGGCCGCCGATTTCCCGCTGGAGGTGCTGTATCTGCGGGATGACGACATTCCGCAGGCAGTCGCCATGGGAGTGGCCGACCTCGGAATCGTGGGACTGAACGAAGTGGAAGAGAAGGGCGAGGCCGTCGACGTGGTGCACCGGCTGGGTTTCGGGAAGTGCCGCCTCTCGCTGGCCGTTCCTAAGGCCGAGAATTACGACTCTCCCGCATGGTTCGACGGGAAGCGGGTCGCCACGTCGTATCCGAAGATCCTGCGGGCCTTTTTCGAGAAGAGCGGCATCCGCGCCGAGATTCACGAGATCGCCGGGTCGGTGGAGATCGCCCCTTCGGTGGGAATGGCCGACGGCATCTTCGATATCGTCAGCTCCGGCGGCACGCTTGTGACCAACGGGCTGAAAGAGGTGGAGAAGGTCTTCTTCTCGGAGGCCGTGCTCGTGGCCAACCGGGCCCTTTCGGAGGAGAAACGGCAGATCCTTTCCCAGTTGCTGTTCCGTTTCGAGGCCGTGGAACGCAGCCGGGGCATGAAATACATGCTGATGAACCTGCCTCAGGACAAGGTGGCCGAGGCCGTGGAGATTCTGCCCGGCATGAAGTCTCCGACTGTCCTTCCGCTGGCGCAGGAGGGCTGGTGTTCCGTGCACGTGGTGGTGAACGAGCGTGACCTGTGGAATAAAATAGAACAACTCAAGGCGATCGGTGCCGAGGATATTCTGGTGCTGGCGCTCGAAAAGATGATTTGGTGA
- a CDS encoding 4'-phosphopantetheinyl transferase family protein, with protein MPVVYREHTERGWLLLWEIAEREEELADLVSPEDVAETAGFGSRERRRQRLAWRAALRSVLPQVRIGYESGGGPVLLPSGKVSQGGGGYIGVSHTDGIAAVIYDPESPCAVDVERLDRRFGRIASRYLSEKERELAAPGDGLFEAVCWCAKETLYKYARREGLSLSDDLRILRYGNFGGRGTLSGSAGGGKPVPLSFFTFGNCAVVYTDGRFFGEKSAKCLTC; from the coding sequence ATGCCTGTTGTCTATCGAGAACATACGGAACGGGGCTGGCTCCTGCTCTGGGAGATCGCGGAGCGGGAGGAGGAGTTGGCTGACCTCGTCTCTCCGGAGGATGTGGCGGAGACGGCCGGTTTCGGCAGCCGGGAGCGTCGCCGTCAGCGGCTGGCGTGGAGGGCGGCTCTCCGCAGCGTGCTGCCGCAGGTGCGGATCGGATACGAATCGGGCGGAGGACCGGTGCTGCTGCCCTCCGGGAAAGTGTCGCAGGGAGGGGGCGGGTATATCGGGGTTTCCCATACGGACGGGATCGCCGCCGTGATTTATGATCCGGAATCGCCTTGCGCCGTGGACGTGGAACGGCTCGATCGCCGGTTCGGCCGGATCGCTTCCCGTTATCTCTCGGAAAAGGAGCGGGAGCTCGCCGCGCCGGGCGACGGACTGTTCGAAGCGGTGTGCTGGTGCGCGAAGGAGACCTTATATAAATACGCCCGCCGGGAGGGACTCTCGCTGTCGGACGATCTGCGGATTCTGCGTTACGGGAACTTCGGCGGCAGGGGAACCTTATCGGGGTCGGCAGGGGGTGGAAAACCCGTTCCTCTCTCCTTTTTCACGTTCGGAAACTGTGCCGTAGTTTATACGGACGGAAGGTTTTTCGGGGAAAAATCCGCAAAATGTTTGACTTGCTGA
- the hisB gene encoding bifunctional histidinol-phosphatase/imidazoleglycerol-phosphate dehydratase HisB, with protein sequence MNGKKKALFIDRDGTIIVEPADEQVDSLEKLEFVPGVISALASLSGLGYEYVMATNQDGLGTESFPEETFRPAHEKMLKTLAGEDVRFDDMLIDPTFESEGAPTRKPGIGMFGRYLTGEYDLAASYVIGDRLTDVLLARNLGARAILLQPREHGAAQIAEAGLSEVCALVTDRWAEVAAFLRAEERTAVVSRSTRETQITVSLDLDGLAPSSISTGIGFFDHMLEQIVHHAGVSLSVEAHGDLQVDEHHTVEDVAIVLGEAIFRALGSKRGIERYGYALPMDECRALVLLDFGGRIDFEWDAEFRREKVGDMPTEMFRHFFKSLAESARCNLHVSARGENEHHKIEGIFKAFARAMRMAIARNVFSYELPSSKGVL encoded by the coding sequence ATGAATGGTAAGAAAAAAGCGCTGTTTATCGACCGGGACGGGACGATTATCGTCGAACCGGCCGACGAACAGGTGGACAGCCTGGAGAAACTGGAGTTCGTACCGGGGGTGATTTCGGCCCTGGCCTCCCTCTCCGGGTTGGGATACGAATACGTCATGGCGACCAACCAGGACGGTCTGGGTACGGAGAGTTTCCCGGAGGAGACTTTTCGCCCGGCCCATGAGAAGATGCTGAAGACGCTTGCCGGCGAAGATGTCCGGTTCGATGACATGCTGATCGACCCCACCTTCGAGAGCGAGGGGGCTCCCACGCGGAAACCGGGGATCGGGATGTTCGGCAGATACCTCACGGGAGAGTATGATCTGGCGGCTTCCTATGTGATCGGCGACCGGCTCACCGACGTGTTACTGGCACGGAACCTCGGGGCCCGGGCGATTCTGTTGCAGCCCCGGGAACACGGTGCGGCGCAGATCGCGGAGGCGGGTCTGTCGGAGGTCTGCGCGCTGGTCACCGACCGTTGGGCGGAGGTGGCCGCGTTCCTGCGGGCTGAAGAACGGACGGCGGTCGTGTCGCGCTCCACGCGGGAGACACAGATCACCGTCTCGCTCGATCTGGACGGGCTCGCTCCTTCGAGTATCTCCACGGGGATCGGTTTTTTCGATCACATGCTGGAACAGATCGTACACCATGCGGGTGTCTCCCTGTCGGTCGAGGCGCACGGCGATCTGCAGGTGGACGAGCATCACACGGTGGAGGACGTGGCGATCGTGCTGGGCGAGGCGATCTTCCGGGCGCTCGGCTCCAAAAGGGGAATCGAACGGTACGGATACGCCCTGCCGATGGACGAATGCCGGGCCCTGGTGCTGCTCGATTTCGGCGGGCGTATCGACTTCGAATGGGACGCCGAATTCCGCCGCGAGAAGGTGGGTGACATGCCGACCGAAATGTTCCGCCACTTCTTCAAGAGCCTGGCCGAGTCGGCCCGCTGCAATCTGCACGTTTCGGCCCGGGGCGAGAACGAACACCATAAGATCGAGGGGATTTTCAAAGCCTTCGCCCGGGCCATGCGCATGGCGATCGCCCGGAATGTCTTTTCTTACGAGCTGCCGAGCAGCAAGGGGGTGCTATGA
- the hisC gene encoding histidinol-phosphate transaminase: protein MMTQRDTESTARRVEELIRPNIRALAPYSTARDEYEGELGIYLDANENPYENGYNRYPDPHQKALKRQIARIKGVPVERIFIGNGSDEAIDLVYRVFCRPGVDNAVSIAPTYGMYKVAAAINDVEFREVPLGAGFSLDGDALLAAADGQTKLLFVCSPNNPSGNSFPRGELLRIVERFPGVVVLDEAYIDFAAQESLLPELESHPNLVILQTLSKAWGMAGLRLGLAFASPRVAEVFAQVKYPYNVNGPTQRIVAERLDRSVADQVRELTGQRERVMRELSGCPVIRQVFPSDANFVLVRVDDPRGVYEALIGEGIIVRDRSRVAGCAGCLRITVGTPEENDRLIRVLKRME, encoded by the coding sequence ATGATGACACAGAGAGATACGGAGAGTACGGCCCGGCGGGTGGAGGAGCTGATCCGCCCCAATATCCGGGCATTGGCGCCCTACTCCACGGCGCGGGACGAATACGAAGGGGAGCTGGGCATCTATCTCGATGCCAACGAAAACCCGTACGAGAACGGGTATAACCGTTACCCCGATCCGCACCAGAAGGCGCTGAAGCGGCAGATCGCCCGGATCAAGGGTGTGCCCGTGGAGCGGATTTTCATCGGAAACGGCAGCGACGAGGCGATCGACCTCGTTTACCGGGTCTTCTGCCGTCCGGGCGTGGACAATGCCGTTTCGATCGCCCCGACTTACGGCATGTACAAGGTGGCGGCAGCCATCAACGATGTGGAATTCCGCGAGGTACCCCTCGGTGCCGGCTTTTCGCTGGACGGGGATGCTCTCCTGGCGGCGGCCGACGGACAGACGAAACTGCTGTTCGTCTGTTCGCCCAACAACCCTTCGGGAAACAGTTTCCCCCGCGGGGAGCTGCTCCGGATCGTGGAGCGTTTTCCCGGTGTGGTGGTGCTGGACGAGGCCTATATCGACTTTGCTGCGCAGGAGAGCCTGCTTCCGGAGCTGGAAAGCCATCCCAATCTGGTGATTCTGCAGACCCTCTCCAAGGCATGGGGCATGGCTGGTCTGCGGTTGGGGCTGGCGTTCGCTTCGCCCCGGGTGGCGGAGGTGTTCGCACAGGTGAAGTATCCCTACAATGTCAACGGACCGACCCAGCGGATCGTGGCCGAACGGCTGGATCGTTCCGTCGCGGACCAGGTGCGCGAACTGACCGGACAGCGCGAACGGGTGATGCGTGAACTGTCCGGCTGTCCGGTGATCCGGCAGGTCTTCCCCTCCGATGCCAATTTCGTGCTGGTGCGGGTGGACGATCCGCGGGGTGTCTATGAGGCATTGATCGGCGAGGGTATCATCGTGCGCGACCGCTCGCGGGTCGCCGGGTGTGCCGGGTGTCTGCGCATCACGGTGGGGACGCCCGAAGAGAACGACCGGCTGATCCGGGTACTGAAACGGATGGAATAA
- the hisH gene encoding imidazole glycerol phosphate synthase subunit HisH has translation MIAVIDYDTGNLRSVANALGRLGAEFTVTGDAETIRSADRVLLPGVGEASSAMEKLRQRGLVEVIRSLTRPVLGICIGVQLMCRRSAEGDTPCMGIFDTDVKRLGETFSGRPACSCGCMGSAAAPAEELKVPEMGWNTVERLRSPLFTGLEEGAYVYYVHSYAPGLCPQTIATTLYGGPFSAALGRDNFYGTQFHPEKSGRIGERILKNFLEL, from the coding sequence ATGATTGCGGTGATCGACTACGATACGGGTAATCTCCGCTCCGTGGCCAATGCGCTGGGACGGCTGGGGGCGGAGTTTACGGTGACCGGCGATGCGGAGACGATCCGCTCCGCCGACCGGGTGTTGCTTCCCGGGGTGGGCGAGGCCTCTTCCGCCATGGAGAAGCTGCGCCAGCGGGGACTGGTCGAGGTGATCCGTTCGCTGACCCGTCCCGTACTGGGTATCTGCATCGGGGTGCAGCTCATGTGCCGCCGCAGCGCGGAGGGGGATACCCCCTGCATGGGGATTTTCGACACGGATGTGAAACGGCTCGGAGAGACGTTTTCCGGCCGGCCGGCCTGTTCCTGCGGATGCATGGGGTCCGCGGCCGCTCCGGCGGAGGAACTGAAGGTTCCCGAAATGGGCTGGAATACGGTCGAACGGCTCCGCTCCCCTCTTTTCACCGGGCTGGAGGAGGGCGCCTATGTCTATTACGTGCACTCCTATGCGCCCGGCCTCTGTCCGCAGACCATTGCCACCACCCTTTACGGCGGGCCTTTCAGCGCCGCGCTGGGACGGGATAACTTTTACGGAACCCAGTTCCATCCCGAGAAGAGCGGCCGGATCGGGGAACGGATACTGAAAAACTTTCTGGAACTATGA
- the hisA gene encoding 1-(5-phosphoribosyl)-5-[(5-phosphoribosylamino)methylideneamino]imidazole-4-carboxamide isomerase, with amino-acid sequence MIEIIPAIDIIGGECVRLTQGDYGRKTTYFKDPAEVAARYESIGLRRIHLVDLDGAKASAPANLKVLERVAARTGLDIQWGGGIKSADSLRAVLESGANRAICGSVAVTDPEAFAEWLAGFGPDHVILGADVRDGKVATHGWLRESELGVEELIDRFAPCGLNQVICTDISKDGMLQGPSFGMYGRLQTRYSVINITVSGGIGSLDDILKLNDMGLRSVIVGKAIYEGRITLKELETCLRNG; translated from the coding sequence ATGATCGAGATCATTCCTGCCATCGACATCATCGGCGGCGAATGCGTCCGTCTGACGCAGGGCGACTACGGTCGCAAGACCACCTATTTCAAGGACCCGGCCGAGGTGGCGGCACGTTACGAGTCGATCGGACTGCGGCGCATCCATCTGGTCGATCTGGACGGGGCGAAAGCGTCCGCCCCGGCGAATCTGAAGGTGCTGGAGCGGGTGGCCGCCCGTACGGGGCTCGACATCCAGTGGGGCGGAGGGATCAAGAGCGCCGACTCCCTGCGGGCCGTGCTGGAGAGCGGTGCGAACCGGGCGATCTGCGGCAGCGTGGCGGTCACCGATCCGGAGGCGTTCGCGGAGTGGCTGGCCGGGTTCGGTCCGGACCATGTGATCCTCGGAGCCGACGTCCGGGACGGCAAGGTGGCCACGCACGGCTGGTTGCGCGAATCGGAACTGGGCGTGGAGGAGCTGATCGACCGCTTCGCTCCCTGCGGGTTGAACCAGGTGATCTGTACCGATATTTCGAAGGACGGTATGCTGCAGGGCCCTTCGTTCGGAATGTACGGCCGGTTGCAAACCCGATATTCTGTAATAAATATTACTGTTAGTGGCGGTATCGGATCGCTGGACGATATCCTGAAGCTGAATGACATGGGACTTCGCAGCGTGATCGTGGGCAAGGCGATCTACGAAGGCCGCATCACCCTCAAAGAGTTGGAGACATGCTTGCGAAACGGATAA